One Kitasatospora sp. MAP12-44 DNA segment encodes these proteins:
- a CDS encoding cytochrome P450 produces the protein MSDRPEPDQPIDLFTPGYYQQPHTVLAELRDAAPVIPVMAPNGLRTWLVTRYDDARALLVDPRLSKDMQAGRGLIGKNFVDPAKQAAFAREQGERSQFAHELSVHMLDSDPPDHTRLRRLVGRAFTARRVESLRPRIVELTDQLLDGFDGQPRVDLMEALAFPVPFTVICWLLGVPPDDRVEFRRWSNLLVSGAGTDEVRDASVSMIGYLRSLIDDKRSAGADDLLSDLVAATDDGDQLSTDELMAMAFLLLVAGHETTVNLIGNGTLALLTHPEARAQLAADGTLWPGAIEEFLRYDGPVSNTTWRFTTEPVKVGDVLIPEGEFVTISLSAAGRDPNRYSEPDQLDITRAHSANLSFGYGIHHCLGAPLARMEGLIVISRLFQRFPDLRLATEPDQLRWRHSLMMRGLEDLPVHPA, from the coding sequence ATGTCGGACCGGCCTGAGCCAGACCAGCCGATCGACCTGTTCACCCCCGGCTACTACCAGCAACCGCACACCGTGCTCGCCGAGTTGCGGGACGCAGCGCCGGTCATCCCGGTGATGGCCCCGAACGGACTGCGCACCTGGCTGGTGACCCGCTACGACGACGCCCGCGCGCTGCTCGTCGATCCGCGGCTCAGCAAGGACATGCAGGCCGGCCGGGGGCTGATCGGGAAGAACTTCGTCGACCCGGCGAAGCAGGCCGCGTTCGCGCGTGAGCAAGGCGAACGCAGCCAGTTCGCCCACGAGTTGAGCGTGCACATGCTGGACAGCGACCCGCCGGACCACACCCGGCTGCGCCGCCTGGTCGGCCGGGCCTTCACTGCCAGGCGGGTGGAGTCGCTGCGCCCGCGGATCGTCGAACTGACCGACCAGCTGCTCGACGGGTTCGACGGGCAGCCGCGCGTCGATCTGATGGAGGCGCTCGCCTTCCCGGTGCCGTTCACGGTGATCTGCTGGCTGCTCGGCGTTCCCCCCGACGACCGCGTCGAGTTCCGCCGTTGGTCCAACCTGCTCGTCTCCGGCGCCGGCACCGACGAGGTCCGCGATGCCAGCGTCTCCATGATCGGCTACCTCCGGTCGCTGATCGACGACAAGCGCTCCGCGGGGGCGGACGACCTGCTCAGCGACCTGGTCGCCGCCACCGACGACGGCGACCAGCTGAGCACCGACGAGCTCATGGCGATGGCCTTCCTGCTGCTGGTCGCCGGCCACGAGACCACGGTCAACCTGATCGGCAACGGCACCCTGGCCCTGCTCACACACCCCGAGGCACGAGCCCAGCTCGCCGCCGACGGCACGCTGTGGCCCGGCGCCATCGAGGAGTTCCTGCGCTACGACGGCCCGGTCTCCAACACCACCTGGCGCTTCACGACCGAACCGGTGAAGGTGGGTGACGTGCTCATCCCCGAGGGCGAGTTCGTGACCATCTCGCTCAGCGCCGCCGGACGGGACCCGAACCGCTACTCCGAGCCCGACCAGTTGGACATCACCCGCGCCCACAGCGCCAACCTGTCCTTCGGCTACGGCATCCACCACTGCCTGGGCGCCCCACTCGCCCGCATGGAGGGCCTGATCGTCATCAGCCGGCTCTTCCAACGCTTCCCCGACCTCCGTCTCGCCACCGAGCCGGACCAGCTCCGCTGGCGCCACAGCCTGATGATGCGCGGCCTCGAAGACCTCCCGGTCCACCCCGCCTGA
- a CDS encoding antibiotic biosynthesis monooxygenase has product MTGGAVEVVLYHLSEDPDAVLAAYHEASRRMAGTAGLLGNELLTAVHHPSCFVVISRWADWESFARWEGGAEHKEQTAPLRPFRDGKRDRPFEIYRELASYGAGRCESATKGAPNVGPA; this is encoded by the coding sequence GTGACCGGGGGCGCCGTCGAGGTAGTGCTCTACCACCTGAGCGAGGACCCCGACGCGGTCCTCGCCGCCTATCACGAGGCCAGCCGCCGGATGGCCGGTACGGCCGGCCTGCTCGGCAACGAACTGCTCACCGCCGTGCACCATCCGTCGTGCTTCGTGGTGATCAGCCGCTGGGCGGACTGGGAGTCCTTCGCGCGGTGGGAGGGCGGGGCGGAGCACAAGGAGCAGACCGCCCCGCTGCGACCGTTCCGCGACGGCAAACGGGATCGGCCGTTCGAGATCTACCGAGAACTCGCGAGCTACGGAGCCGGCCGCTGCGAGTCGGCCACGAAAGGAGCCCCAAATGTCGGACCGGCCTGA
- a CDS encoding antibiotic biosynthesis monooxygenase — protein sequence MAASAFRVMLRMQIKPGMEQDFERVWREVGDSVTDHPANLGQWLSRGAEEEGVYYIVSDWTDELRFREFETSERHLTHREKLHPYRSGGSMTTMHVVAALAGSAGCAR from the coding sequence ATGGCCGCCTCGGCCTTCCGGGTGATGCTGCGGATGCAGATCAAGCCCGGGATGGAGCAGGACTTCGAACGGGTGTGGCGGGAGGTCGGCGACTCGGTCACCGACCACCCCGCCAACCTGGGCCAGTGGCTCTCCCGCGGCGCCGAGGAGGAGGGCGTCTACTACATCGTCAGCGACTGGACGGACGAGCTGCGGTTCCGCGAGTTCGAGACCAGCGAACGCCATCTCACCCACCGGGAGAAGCTGCACCCGTACCGCAGCGGTGGCTCGATGACGACCATGCACGTGGTCGCCGCCCTTGCCGGGTCCGCAGGCTGCGCCCGGTGA
- a CDS encoding SDR family NAD(P)-dependent oxidoreductase, which produces MELALHGKKILVTGGTRGIGRAIVLAAARAGADVLTCYRQESEAVESLLQALKEIPGEHHAVRADVGEIAEVDKLVALAKEHYGRLDGVVNNAGVISHIPFADLPADEWSRIIDTNLTAAYRVIQQALPLLGTGTSIVNIGSRGAAAGIPLRAHYTAAKAAMIGLTRSLAKELGPRGIRVNVVAPGVIETEAFDTMPAERAAGLRATYAQKTALARLGTVEELAAPVLFLLSDLAGYVTGETVNVDGGI; this is translated from the coding sequence ATGGAACTCGCATTGCACGGCAAGAAGATCCTGGTCACCGGGGGCACCCGCGGCATCGGCCGAGCGATCGTGCTGGCCGCCGCCCGGGCCGGCGCCGACGTGCTCACCTGCTACCGGCAGGAGAGCGAGGCCGTCGAGAGCCTGCTCCAGGCACTGAAGGAGATCCCGGGCGAGCACCACGCCGTCCGGGCCGACGTCGGCGAGATCGCCGAGGTCGACAAGCTGGTCGCGCTGGCCAAGGAGCACTACGGCCGACTCGACGGCGTGGTCAACAACGCCGGTGTGATCAGCCACATCCCGTTCGCGGACCTGCCGGCCGACGAGTGGTCGCGCATCATCGACACCAACCTGACCGCCGCCTACCGCGTCATCCAGCAGGCCCTGCCGCTGCTGGGCACCGGCACCTCGATCGTCAACATCGGCTCGCGCGGCGCCGCCGCCGGGATACCGCTGCGGGCCCACTACACCGCCGCCAAGGCCGCCATGATCGGGCTGACCCGCTCGCTGGCCAAGGAGCTCGGCCCGCGCGGCATCCGGGTCAACGTCGTCGCACCGGGCGTGATCGAGACCGAGGCATTCGACACGATGCCCGCCGAGCGCGCCGCCGGCCTGCGCGCCACCTACGCGCAGAAGACCGCGCTGGCCCGGCTGGGTACCGTCGAGGAGCTCGCCGCGCCCGTGCTCTTCCTGCTGAGCGACCTGGCCGGCTACGTCACCGGCGAGACCGTCAACGTCGACGGAGGAATCTGA
- a CDS encoding SDR family NAD(P)-dependent oxidoreductase, producing MAGRRFLVTGGTRGIGRGIVLAAARAGADVVTCYRSPGESVNSLERELAETPGKHRVLQADAADERDVARLLAECEASLGGVDVVVNNAGAFQPKLYPELGSADWAATVQGNLTAAHLVTQRALPLFDGGGSIINLGSTVARIGMVGGVHYTAVKQALVGMTRSLARELGPQGIRVNTVSPGRIATEALDELPAEAAEQQRRLFSSFAALGRLGTVEEVAQVVLFLAGDQAAYITGQNIHVDGCV from the coding sequence CCGGGCCGGCGCCGACGTGGTCACCTGCTACCGCAGCCCCGGTGAGAGCGTGAACTCGCTGGAGCGCGAGCTGGCCGAGACCCCCGGCAAGCACCGGGTGCTGCAGGCCGACGCCGCGGACGAGCGCGACGTCGCGCGGCTGCTCGCCGAGTGCGAGGCGAGCCTCGGCGGCGTCGACGTGGTGGTCAACAACGCCGGCGCCTTCCAGCCCAAGCTCTACCCCGAGCTCGGCTCCGCCGACTGGGCCGCCACCGTCCAGGGCAACCTGACGGCCGCCCACCTGGTCACCCAGCGGGCACTGCCGCTGTTCGACGGGGGCGGATCCATCATCAACCTGGGCTCCACCGTGGCCCGGATCGGCATGGTCGGCGGCGTGCACTACACCGCCGTCAAGCAGGCGCTGGTCGGCATGACCCGTTCGCTGGCCCGTGAGCTCGGCCCGCAGGGCATCCGGGTCAACACCGTCTCGCCCGGACGGATCGCGACCGAGGCGCTCGACGAGCTGCCGGCGGAGGCCGCCGAGCAGCAGCGCCGGCTCTTCTCCTCGTTCGCCGCGCTCGGCCGGCTCGGCACCGTCGAGGAGGTCGCCCAGGTGGTGCTCTTCCTCGCCGGCGACCAGGCCGCGTACATCACCGGCCAGAACATCCACGTCGACGGCTGCGTCTGA